In Rhodoligotrophos defluvii, a genomic segment contains:
- a CDS encoding NAD(P)/FAD-dependent oxidoreductase, with translation MLADVAQVVSDEKLPDRADVVIIGGGIIGTSLALFLAERNVSVVLCEKGRIAGEQSSRNWGWCRQMGRDPREIPLIIESLALWRQMNDRLGEETGFRTTGILYLAATDEALAKHEAWLQHARSYQLDSQLVDGDRVAELLPQSVTRWKGALYTPSDGKAEPFIAAPAIARGARRAGAKIFTNCAVRGIERQAGRVSGVITEKGSIACSQVVLAGGAWSSLFCRSLDVRLPQLKILSSVMRTTPVDGPAPSAWGPGFAYRKRADGGYTVAHGDRIVPEIVPDSFAFFSEFLPTLQLEWKTIRPRLSGRFFEEWNTPKRWALDQISPFEKTRIYDPRPRSADLTEAMDNLRRSFPLFRDAKITDSWAGYIDVTPDAVPVISAVDAIPGFFVATGFSGHGFGIGPGAGWLMADLVTGANPIVDPAPFRFSRFSDGSRIVLHGRA, from the coding sequence ATGCTTGCTGATGTTGCGCAGGTGGTTTCGGACGAAAAGCTGCCGGACCGGGCGGACGTTGTGATCATCGGAGGCGGGATCATCGGCACCTCGCTCGCCCTGTTCCTGGCGGAGCGCAATGTGTCGGTGGTGCTGTGCGAGAAGGGCAGGATCGCCGGCGAGCAGTCGAGCCGGAACTGGGGCTGGTGCCGGCAGATGGGCCGCGACCCGCGCGAGATCCCGCTGATCATCGAATCCCTCGCCCTGTGGCGGCAGATGAACGACCGCTTGGGCGAGGAGACGGGGTTCCGCACCACGGGAATCCTCTATCTCGCCGCGACGGACGAGGCCTTGGCCAAGCACGAGGCCTGGCTGCAGCATGCACGCAGCTACCAGCTCGACTCGCAGCTGGTGGACGGCGACCGCGTTGCCGAACTGCTGCCGCAGTCGGTAACCCGCTGGAAGGGCGCGCTTTATACACCCAGCGACGGCAAGGCCGAGCCGTTCATCGCCGCTCCAGCCATCGCGCGCGGCGCACGCCGGGCCGGGGCCAAAATCTTCACGAATTGCGCCGTGCGCGGCATTGAACGGCAGGCGGGGCGCGTCTCGGGCGTGATCACGGAAAAAGGAAGCATCGCCTGCTCGCAGGTGGTGCTGGCGGGTGGGGCGTGGTCGAGCCTGTTCTGCCGGTCGCTGGATGTGCGGCTGCCGCAGCTCAAGATTCTGTCGTCAGTCATGCGCACGACGCCGGTGGACGGGCCTGCCCCCTCGGCCTGGGGACCTGGCTTTGCCTACCGGAAGCGCGCCGACGGCGGCTACACCGTTGCCCATGGCGACCGGATCGTCCCGGAAATCGTGCCGGATAGCTTTGCCTTTTTCTCGGAGTTCCTGCCCACCTTGCAGCTGGAGTGGAAGACCATCAGGCCGCGGCTGAGCGGGCGCTTCTTCGAGGAATGGAACACGCCCAAGCGCTGGGCCCTCGATCAGATCAGCCCGTTCGAGAAGACCCGCATCTACGATCCGCGCCCGAGGTCTGCCGATCTCACTGAGGCCATGGACAACCTGCGGCGCAGCTTTCCCCTGTTCCGCGATGCCAAGATCACCGACAGCTGGGCCGGCTATATCGATGTGACGCCGGATGCCGTTCCGGTGATTTCGGCGGTCGATGCGATCCCCGGATTCTTCGTCGCCACCGGCTTTTCCGGCCATGGCTTCGGCATCGGGCCCGGGGCGGGTTGGCTGATGGCCGATCTGGTCACAGGCGCCAACCCGATCGTCGACCCCGCGCCCTTCCGCTTCTCGCGGTTCAGCGACGGCTCGCGCATCGTGCTGCACGGGCGCGCTTAG
- the gloB gene encoding hydroxyacylglutathione hydrolase has translation MTSLQIYQFLCLEDNYCVLIHEPGSQSTAAIDAPDARAVMDALASRGWTLTHLFCTHHHVDHTAGVVDLKATFGCKVYGPRREASRIPAIDISLGEGDQIDFAGHKVDIIETPGHTLGHIAYHLPDQKLVFVADTLFPLGCGRVFEGTMEQMWWSLSKLMALPKDTVVYSGHEYTAANARFALTIEPENQALQRRSQEITQKRSNGEPTVPTTIGLELETNPFVRPNSPAIRARLGMVGHSDAEVFAEIRRRKDEF, from the coding sequence ATGACATCCCTGCAGATATATCAGTTCCTTTGTCTGGAAGATAATTATTGCGTTTTGATTCACGAGCCCGGCAGTCAATCCACGGCGGCAATTGATGCTCCGGATGCCCGGGCGGTGATGGACGCCCTGGCCAGCCGGGGATGGACGCTCACCCATCTGTTCTGCACCCACCATCACGTGGACCATACGGCGGGCGTTGTGGACCTCAAGGCGACATTCGGTTGCAAGGTCTATGGCCCCAGGCGCGAAGCCTCGCGCATACCGGCCATCGACATCAGCCTCGGCGAGGGCGACCAGATCGATTTCGCGGGGCACAAGGTCGATATTATCGAAACCCCGGGCCATACCCTGGGACATATCGCTTATCACCTTCCCGACCAGAAACTGGTGTTTGTGGCAGACACGCTGTTCCCCTTGGGCTGCGGCCGTGTGTTCGAGGGTACCATGGAGCAGATGTGGTGGTCTCTCTCAAAGCTCATGGCCCTGCCGAAGGACACGGTGGTTTATAGCGGGCACGAGTATACCGCCGCCAACGCGCGGTTTGCGCTCACCATCGAGCCGGAGAACCAGGCGCTGCAGCGGCGCTCGCAAGAGATCACGCAGAAGCGCAGCAACGGTGAGCCGACCGTGCCAACGACGATCGGCCTCGAGCTGGAGACCAATCCCTTCGTGCGGCCGAACAGTCCGGCCATCCGCGCTCGGCTCGGCATGGTCGGACATTCCGATGCCGAGGTGTTCGCCGAGATCCGCCGGCGCAAGGACGAGTTCTGA
- a CDS encoding cupin domain-containing protein: protein MPLTAEEVIARLELSPHPEGGHFRETWRAPAAEGERPSGTAIYFLLRDGERSAWHRVDATEIWHFHAGAPLLLRVAEGGSEVRHTLGADLAAGQAPQVIVPADAWQSAESLGPWTLVSCTVSPGFLFSGFELAPPGWSPGAPNKL from the coding sequence ATGCCCCTTACCGCCGAGGAGGTGATCGCGCGGCTTGAGCTTTCCCCGCATCCGGAAGGCGGGCATTTCCGCGAGACCTGGCGCGCGCCAGCCGCGGAAGGCGAGCGGCCGAGCGGCACGGCGATCTATTTCTTGTTGCGGGACGGCGAAAGGAGTGCCTGGCACCGGGTCGACGCTACGGAGATATGGCATTTCCATGCGGGGGCTCCCCTGCTGTTGCGCGTGGCGGAAGGCGGTTCGGAGGTGCGGCACACCCTTGGGGCCGATCTTGCGGCGGGCCAGGCGCCGCAGGTCATCGTGCCGGCGGATGCCTGGCAGTCTGCCGAAAGCTTGGGGCCATGGACGCTGGTAAGCTGCACGGTCTCGCCGGGTTTCCTGTTTTCCGGTTTCGAACTCGCCCCACCCGGCTGGTCCCCCGGTGCTCCTAACAAGCTCTAG